One genomic segment of Komagataella phaffii GS115 chromosome 4, complete sequence includes these proteins:
- a CDS encoding 54S ribosomal protein L35, mitochondrial, translating into MSFGTGIWSNFSKRSTSLTVSSNKIKQGLLNAGLPFGPATLRKRSSRIKYSPPIGLSTVYPLAYEILELESTQIYKILSRQANELSMEQKEELLVRAEYHNPEVVFKSHFQTNSLDRTQPVYRRYLREKWENHDKMLLMQRLESLHAIPDTLSTLDPRCDVVLRFPHNNVHTTVEPGQLLSSNVTKKPPSLEVVEFDPIPDDLYTVLIVNPDTPDLENDTFSTTLHWALRNVPLSSSDISIDALKLQECPERELVSYLPPVPDKNAPVNRLVVWVFRQNQKELTDSEVAREFFDIRGFVAQHSLTAVGAHIWRSGWDRNVPNVRDMYGLPKGRVFHRVRR; encoded by the coding sequence ATGTCGTTTGGAACTGGCATATGGAGtaacttttccaagagGTCTACCTCTTTGACTGTCAGTAGTAATAAGATTAAGCAGGGCTTATTGAATGCTGGTTTACCTTTTGGCCCAGCAACTCTCCGAAAAAGGTCCTCTAGAATAAAGTACTCGCCTCCCATTGGTCTCTCTACGGTTTATCCACTGGCCTATGAGATATTGGAGTTGGAAAGCACTCAAATTTATAAAATTTTATCACGGCAGGCAAATGAACTATCTATggaacagaaagaagagctttTAGTGCGGGCAGAGTATCACAACCCTGAAGTGGTATTCAAATCTCACTTTCAGACCAATTCATTAGACCGAACGCAACCCGTTTATCGAAGATATTTGAGAGAAAAGTGGGAAAACCATGACAAGATGTTGCTGATGCAACGTTTGGAGTCCTTGCATGCCATTCCAGATACTCTTTCTACGTTAGATCCTAGATGCGACGTTGTATTGAGATTTCCTCATAATAATGTCCATACTACAGTAGAGCCTGGACAATTACTTTCTTCTAATGTCACGAAGAAACCTCCAAGTCTGGAAgttgttgagtttgatcCGATCCCTGATGATCTTTACACGGTTTTGATTGTCAATCCTGATACGCCCGACTTAGAGAATGATACTTTTTCAACCACGCTGCATTGGGCTTTGAGAAATGTACCATTATCCAGTTCTGATATTTCTATTGATGCTTTGAAGCTCCAAGAATGtccagaaagagaattaGTTAGCTATCTCCCCCCAGTACCTGATAAGAATGCCCCTGTTAACCGGTTAGTAGTTTGGGTTTTCAGGCAGAACCAAAAGGAGTTGACCGATTCCGAGGTCGCCAGagaattttttgatatACGTGGATTTGTTGCCCAACACAGTCTTACTGCTGTCGGTGCACATATCTGGAGGTCGGGATGGGACAGGAACGTCCCCAATGTTCGGGATATGTATGGACTTCCAAAAGGCAGAGTATTTCATAGGGTTCGAAGATAA
- a CDS encoding Zinc/cadmium resistance protein — protein MISSKEIRILSLLVLDTIFFLLEVVIGYAVNSLALIADSFHMLNDIIALLVALWAVNVAKNKAANSKYTYGWQRAEILGALVNAVFLLALCFTIFIEAIQRFIIPQAISNAKLILIVGFAGLISNGVGLVLFHEHGHDHSDVSDSNAESQHGHGHGVTYEDEELQTGVQDEERDNLLASTSSPYSSRARRSIYSLEDDNIDSILPNNVVSEIERATFQEQTMSRLKDKKSIRRKPQNPKSLNVQGIFLHVLGDALGNVGVIATALIIWKTDYWWRFYADPVVSLLITGIIFSSALPLCKSASKILLQATPTAIEFEEVLEQILNVPGVESVHDFHIWNLTERLYIASLHVEINRNPEEFLSIAKEIKSSLHEFGIHSVTIQPEFVKYYAQQNKLPQRFSSTTILANEEPHVNGNDSTPLSNVQGSQQQYGSVSDPDCNCMVDATIGCDADKCLQIETIK, from the coding sequence ATGATTTCTTCCAAGGAGATACGAATATTATCGCTCCTGGTGCTCGATACGATCTTTTTTTTGCTGGAGGTAGTCATCGGTTATGCTGTCAACTCTCTGGCCTTGATCGCAGATTCATTTCATATGTTGAATGACATTATTGCACTGTTGGTTGCATTATGGGCTGTGAATGTTGCAAAGAACAAGGCTGCCAACTCAAAGTATACATATGGATGGCAAAGAGCCGAAATCCTGGGTGCTTTAGTAAATGCTGTATTTTTACTGGCTTTGTGTTTCACTATTTTTATCGAAGCTATCCAAAGGTTTATCATACCACAAGCTATCTCGAATGCCAAACTAATCCTTATAGTAGGCTTCGCAGGGCTTATTTCTAATGGAGTAGGGCTTGTTTTATTCCACGAGCACGGTCATGATCATAGCGATGTTTCTGATAGTAACGCTGAATCACAGCATGGGCACGGCCATGGTGTAACTTatgaagacgaagagtTACAAACAGGCGTTCAGGATGAAGAACGCGATAACTTATTGGCTTCGACATCTTCGCCCTATTCAAGTCGTGCTCGACGCTCTATCTATTCGTTGGAGGACGACAATattgattcaattttgCCCAACAATGTAGTATCAGAAATTGAGAGAGCAACATTTCAGGAGCAAACTATGTCACGgttgaaagacaaaaaaagTATCAGAAGAAAACCACAAAATCCAAAATCCCTGAACGTTCAAGGAATTTTCCTACATGTTTTAGGTGATGCATTGGGCAATGTGGGTGTAATTGCAACAGCTCTAATAATTTGGAAGACAGATTATTGGTGGCGTTTTTATGCCGATCCCGTTGTTTCATTGTTAATAACAGGAATTATTTTCTCATCTGCCTTACCCTTATGCAAATCTGCTTCCAAAATACTATTGCAAGCCACACCTACCGCCATCGAATTCGAAGAAGTATTAGAACAGATCCTGAATGTTCCAGGTGTTGAATCGGTTCATGATTTTCATATCTGGAATCTCACGGAGCGTCTCTATATTGCATCACTACATGTCGAAATCAATCGCAACCCGGAAGAGTTCCTTTCGattgcaaaagaaatcaaatcttcTCTTCATGAGTTTGGGATCCATTCTGTCACAATTCAACCCGAGTTTGTGAAGTATTATGCGCAGCAAAATAAGCTCCCCCAACGATTCTCTTCGACTACAATTTTGGCAAACGAAGAGCCTCACGTCAACGGTAATGACAGTACTCCATTGAGTAATGTTCAGGGATCACAGCAACAGTATGGTTCAGTTTCTGATCCCGATTGTAATTGCATGGTTGATGCTACAATTGGGTGTGATGCTGATAAATGTCTACAAATCGAAACCATCAAGTAG
- a CDS encoding Cyclin produces the protein MDNNSSEVFSVSNPGSPSKTGAPSIVLPVEFIHCPRDHLVVLLARILQSLVDMNDSMTESKQIHTQKLTRFHSRAPPNISIEHYLGRLAQYSYLENSILLTAVYYIDLLSLSYPVFSLNSLTVHRFLLTATTIAAKGLCDSFCSNTHYAKVGGIHVSELNILEVEFLNKVNWRIVPRDFNHETVCIRSASPVSEIKLSVSATNDVLDMYYYRTIMLVGKIDDLAVNYCLAGRSLSESGSLKRPGNEMDWTSCSLSSKRNR, from the coding sequence ATGGATAATAACTCTTCCGAGGTGTTCTCAGTATCTAATCCCGGTAGTCCTTCGAAAACTGGGGCCCCATCCATTGTGTTACCGGTAGAGTTTATTCACTGTCCTAGGGATCACCTGGTTGTATTACTGGCCCGTATActtcaatctttggttGACATGAATGATAGCATGACTGAATCAAAGCAAATTCACACACAAAAATTGACAAGGTTCCACTCCAGAGCACCTCCAAACATTTCCATTGAACATTACTTAGGAAGGTTGGCTCAATATTCTTACCTAGAGAATTCTATTTTGTTGACAGCAGTATATTATATTGATCTGCTTTCTTTGTCTTACCCAGTTTTTTCTCTGAACTCGTTGACTGTACATAGGTTTCTGCTTACAGCAACTACCATTGCAGCTAAGGGATTATGTGATAGTTTTTGTTCCAATACTCATTACGCTAAGGTTGGTGGCATTCATGTCAGTGAACTGAACATACTAGAGGTAGAGTTTCTCAATAAAGTTAATTGGCGTATCGTGCCCAGAGATTTCAATCACGAAACTGTCTGTATTAGGTCTGCCTCCCCAGTTTCTGAAATCAAGTTGTCAGTCAGTGCCACAAATGATGTTCTTGACATGTATTATTACCGGACCATCATGTTAGTCGGTAAAATTGATGACCTTGCAGTGAACTATTGCCTGGCAGGGAGGAGTTTGTCAGAGTCAGGCTCCTTGAAACGCCCAGGAAATGAAATGGATTGGACATCTTGCTCCCTCAGTAGCAAACGAAATCGGTGA
- a CDS encoding GTP-binding protein: MSSKKKTILKVIILGDSGVGKTSLMQQFVNRKFSQQYKATIGADFLTKELVIDNKNVTIQLWDTAGQERFQSLGVAFYRGADCCVLVYDVTNNKSYDNVVSWKDEFLVQANIKNPETFPFILIGNKIDVEENKRQINNKKAQQLCAQLGNIPYFETSAKEAVNIDQAFDVVARNALQQEESLDFGDDYTDAINIHLDGESSTCGC, from the coding sequence AtgtcttcaaagaaaaagactaTTTTAAAAGTGATTATACTAGGCGACTCTGGTGTCGGCAAAACTTCGTTAATGCAGCAGTTTGTCAACAGAAAATTTAGCCAACAGTATAAAGCTACTATCGGAGCAGACTTCCTAACAAAGGAACTTGTTATCGACAACAAAAATGTGACTATCCAGCTTTGGGACACTGCAGGCCAGGAGCGGTTCCAGTCTCTGGGAGTTGCTTTTTACAGAGGAGCAGATTGTTGTGTACTAGTTTACGATGTTACCAACAATAAATCGTATGATAATGTCGTATCCTGGAAGGATGAATTTTTAGTTCAGGCGAATATCAAAAACCCTGAGACTTTTCCGTTTATCTTAATCGGTAACAAAATTGACGTAGAGGAGAACAAACGAcaaatcaacaacaaaaaggCTCAGCAACTCTGCGCACAGCTAGGGAATATACCCTATTTCGAAACTTCAGCCAAAGAAGCAGTCAACATTGACCAAGCCTTTGACGTTGTAGCACGAAATGCGCTCCAACAGGAAGAGAGCCTAGATTTTGGAGATGACTATACAGATGCCATCAACATCCACTTGGATGGAGAGAGTTCAACGTGTGGATGTTGA
- a CDS encoding Kinesin-like protein, with the protein MSYLLKESWCQDEKFHLAKDTLMQLINERAKLRYCYEKTRDEFEALYKRTLWHESEIEKVFETRRQLVRNLKLKLHLQQKEAFLLFRRETNMLKQSLIDVKTKIINTKLSQLAVDERECHETLKANKLVLRGITTMSERRLTQQVRDFESCMVHLVRSNQSQQKTFSLLIMKQGLRKRSIENQLSQISVKRPSLMSERKILESDYRSMQKQKSNTEEQLKLMTITRKTQKSSANEIKDSQIVESSLQEVRTSSANHQRLLQNKELKTRNLHNKLQGLKGNLRVYCRLRPLVTDEQESIGFNISDMEWNLKESITIYAGATGNNRIGKSVIKEQKTYTFHFDKVFSPFSTNTDIFREISPLIHCALEGTNVTIFAYGQTGSGKSFTMSKIDDGLISRSMDLLFNERNKDIRIFVQLIEIYNNKLFNLLEHKRNKPYEIRHNKTTRTTEVLGMDEIFVNSQEQIKEMLLKAEENKRTSATNINEKSSRSHTVFRFVFRSCETNCLISTLHLIDLAGSERISQSKVIGDRLKETQHINKSLSCLNYVVHSIHQNHHHIPYRNSKLTYLLQYSLEPSSKTLMFVNVNPNKLFFNETLTSLRFAEKVNNTKVISYNA; encoded by the coding sequence ATGAGTTATTTACTAAAGGAAAGTTGGTGccaagatgaaaaatttcatcttgCTAAAGATACTTTGATGCAACTCATCAATGAACGAGCAAAGCTAAGGTACTGCTATGAGAAGACAAGAGACGAGTTTGAAGCTCTCTACAAGCGGACACTATGGCATGAAAGTGAAATAGAGAaggtttttgaaacaagACGACAGCTCGTACGGAACCTCAAACTCAAATTACACTTACAACAGAAGGAGGCCTTCCTTCTCTTCAGGAGGGAAACAAATATGTTGAAACAATCACTAATTGATGTTAAAACTAAGATCATCAATACAAAGTTGAGCCAACTTGCAGTAGATGAGAGAGAATGTCACGAGACCTTAAAGGCGAATAAACTAGTATTGAGAGGCATTACTACCATGTCTGAGAGAAGATTAACGCAACAAGTTCGGGATTTTGAGTCTTGTATGGTACACCTTGTAAGGTCCAATCAGAGTCAACAGAAAACGTTTAGCTTGCTCATTATGAAGCAAGGTCTCAGAAAACGTAGCATAGAAAATCAGCTATCCCAGATATCAGTTAAGCGCCCTAGTTTAATGTCTGAAaggaaaattttggagTCCGATTATAGGAGTatgcaaaaacaaaagagcAATACAGAAGAACAACTAAAATTAATGACAATTACTAGAAAAACCCAGAAATCATCGGCAAACGAAATCAAAGATAGTCAGATAGTTGAATCTTCCTTGCAAGAGGTCAGGACCTCATCTGCGAACCACCAGCGTCTGCTCCAAAACAAGGAACTCAAGACTAGAAACTTACACAATAAGCTTCAAGGCTTAAAGGGAAATCTGAGGGTATATTGTCGGCTCAGACCTTTGGTTACAGATGAACAAGAATCAATTGGGTTTAATATTTCTGACATGGAATGGAATTTAAAAGAAAGCATCACCATTTATGCAGGAGCAACAGGCAACAACCGTATTGGAAAATCTGTTATCAAGGAACAAAAGACATATACGTTTCATTTTGACAAagttttttctcctttcaGTACCAATACTGATATATTCCGGGAGATCAGTCCGCTGATTCATTGTGCCTTGGAGGGCACTAATGTTACAATTTTTGCTTACGGTCAGACTGGATCCGGGAAATCATTCACAATGTCTAAAATTGACGATGGCTTGATCTCTCGATCTATGGATTTGCTATTCAATGAACGAAATAAGGATATTCGCATATTTGTTCAGTTAATTGAGATTTACAATAACAAATTGTTtaatcttcttgaacacAAGAGAAATAAGCCATATGAGATTAGACATAACAAGACAACTCGTACAACCGAGGTTTTAGGGATGGACGAAATATTTGTGAATTCACAAGAGCAGATAAAGGAGATGTTACTGAAGGCGGAAGAAAACAAGAGAACCTCTGCAACTAACATAAACGAAAAATCATCCAGATCCCACACTGTGTTTCGATTTGTTTTTAGGAGCTGCGAAACAAACTGCCTAATAAGTACCTTGCACCTTATTGATCTTGCTGGCTCCGAGCGGATATCACAATCCAAAGTGATAGGGGATCGTCTTAAGGAGACCCAACATATCAATAAGTCACTCAGCTGCCTCAATTACGTCGTTCATTCCATACACCAAAACCACCACCATATACCATATCGGAACTCCAAATTGACATACCTGCTTCAATATAGTTTGGAACCAAGCAGTAAGACATTGATGTTTGTAAACGTCAACCCCAATAAATTATTCTTCAACGAGACGTTGACAAGTCTAAGATTCGCAGAGAAAGTAAACAATACCAAGGTTATTTCTTACAATGCTTAA
- a CDS encoding Ribosomal RNA-processing protein → MQVFPYEDGFRLITYFLLLEGIAMPNRQNLRRAEKDSEASVRSTGYEGPSTCLSKPGFGKGVSLEFFNHISDVNLKEDSSIVGKAGFRPNSKFREVLSDEEDSNSPVEMDFEEVSTEDSEELDLSTSNDKRTKSTDGSDRFSKAVTSILDSKLKAYDRKDPILARSKKGIKKLEEEKLEKKAMRLILQEKKERLKHSRNEHILPTDDDNVRAIIERERFFKKIAQKGAIRLFNAILATQVKTHKTMEDTKTEILGRDARKRVMTEVSKDNFLDMIQRAGKST, encoded by the coding sequence ATGCAGGTTTTTCCCTACGAAGATGGCTTTCGTTTGATAACTTACTTTCTTTTGCTAGAGGGAATAGCTATGCCGAATCGTCAAAACTTACGAAGGGCTGAGAAAGACTCAGAAGCATCTGTCAGGTCAACTGGATATGAGGGCCCAAGCACTTGTTTGAGCAAACCAGGTTTTGGAAAGGGTGTTTCActtgaattcttcaacCACATAAGTGATGTGAATCTCAAGGAAGACTCTAGCATTGTTGGGAAAGCTGGTTTTCGTCCCAATAGTAAATTTCGGGAAGTGCTaagtgatgaagaggaCAGCAATTCTCCAGTGGAAATGGATTTCGAAGAAGTTAGTACAGAAGATAGCGAAGAACTTGATTTGAGCACATCGAACGATAAGCGAACAAAGTCTACAGATGGTTCTGATAGATTCAGTAAAGCCGTAACTTCTATTTTGGATTCAAAACTGAAAGCTTATGATAGAAAAGATCCTATTTTGGCAAGATCCAAGAAAGGTATCAAGAAGcttgaagaggaaaaattaGAGAAGAAAGCCATGAGATTGATTttgcaagaaaaaaaagagagatTAAAGCATTCTAGAAATGAACACATACTTCCCACAGATGACGATAATGTAAGAGCCATTATTGAAAGggaaagatttttcaagaagattgcCCAAAAGGGAGCTATTAGACTTTTTAATGCCATATTAGCAACACAAGTGAAGACTCACAAGACGATGGAGGACACCAAAACAGAGATCTTAGGGCGTGATGCTCGGAAACGGGTAATGACAGAGGTTTCCAAAGATAATTTTTTGGATATGATTCaaagagctggaaaaagTACCTAG
- a CDS encoding RNAP II-associated protein: MTSSKSRQDYIAKVRYQNDLPAPPCPPKLLKYEIEKEAPQKEFLKDSRLLSALFSKDNFRYLMNETSDGLDVNYLRIPGIIENEKSLGKLFSSYKNLAIENLHPDDRLLLVDPNKSATLNEESPVFFLRRPQYVSDGEKINLQNFTNKRKHQDMEDTNPRSQLHSVERTFDEVIDPRNKNRLQSLIHPRKKIKAVKAWHFFPDTSTFDQVFHSLKFVGSASLSKDRPLNEQLGQVSETDSTSVNASILTSLFKPIEINPHNKWISLYAVTDKLSAESFRKSFNSIKDDNIVNRHVIYDHIKDFDQMFRGHKKLFEDFAISFDDISDRAFFVPIVGRLELKKKRIVPGLVDMVNRTNYAHIRMDLRNPSTQETAIRDSRREQYDPVNYSSIQEE, encoded by the coding sequence ATGACGTCGAGTAAGTCCAGACAAGACTATATTGCTAAAGTCCGTTACCAAAACGATCTACCTGCTCCACCATGCCCTCCTAAGCTACTGAAATATGAAATCGAAAAAGAGGCCCCTCAaaaagagtttttgaaagacagTAGATTGTTATCGGCACTGTTTAGCAAAGACAATTTTAGATATCTCATGAATGAAACCAGCGATGGATTAGATGTCAACTACCTACGCATCCCTGGGATTATcgaaaatgaaaaatctttAGGCAAACTTTTCTCATCATATAAGAATCTTGCTATAGAAAATCTTCATCCAGACGACCGACTACTACTGGTCGATCCCAACAAAAGTGCTACTTTAAACGAGGAATCACCTGTTTTTTTCTTACGTAGACCACAATATGTCAGTgatggagaaaaaataaatTTGCAGAATTTTACAAACAAGAGAAAGCATCAGGATATGGAAGACACCAATCCTAGATCGCAGTTACActctgttgaaagaacatTTGACGAAGTTATTGACCCCAGAAATAAGAATCGCCTTCAGAGCTTGAttcatccaagaaaaaagatcaaagcaGTTAAGGCTTGGCACTTTTTTCCTGATACCTCTACATTTGATCAAGTCTTTCATTCACTAAAGTTTGTTGGTTCGGCctctctttccaaagataGGCCCCTTAATGAACAATTGGGACAGGTCTCCGAAACTGATTCTACTTCTGTCAATGCCTCAATTCTCACCTCTTTATTCAAACCTATTGAAATCAATCCCCATAACAAATGGATATCTCTCTATGCAGTTACTGACAAATTATCGGCGGAGAGTTTTAGAAAGAGCTTTAATTCAATCAAGGATGACAATATTGTAAATCGGCACGTAATTTATGACcatatcaaagattttgatcaGATGTTTCGTGGCCATAAGAAATTATTCGAAGATTTTGCTATTAGCTTTGATGACATCTCGGACAGAGCTTTTTTCGTACCTATCGTAGGTCGcttggaattgaaaaagaaaaggataGTTCCAGGACTGGTAGATATGGTAAACAGAACCAACTATGCCCATATCCGTATGGATTTAAGAAATCCTAGTACTCAAGAGACAGCGATCAGAGATTCAAGACGAGAACAATACGATCCTGTTAATTACTCCTCTATTCAAGAGGAATaa
- a CDS encoding DNA Polymerase II Epsilon complex with BRCT domain: MSKPFKGNLFCPTCIPQDIKDDLAEKISDMGGTLVNPLTSDVRYLIVGDRDSDKFRYSVKYRPDIIFLRPKSIKEIYEEWLQGTRKELSFSGSELPVFEGLRVCLTRTKEPSQREEFQKLIEDRGGKVSEALTMGKSCIVTSEKSGKRYEKALEWKIPTLDLRWVTDSVKRGAMLDMNLYDISKLPANRLGKGACNWRELDEFVTEEDVRKKYHDCSKSRERKRNTEEDHLKVVKRNPKIWKSIMEGIKPSDFSVHDKNVWGTDSIRIEGGEVKKNFEKAKKMPLEGEIVGANSFPSAGRISVATSNIFSGFHFFCYGFNEFQVSILSRVITLSGGKFCDSGKHENFGCMTHLLVPHSFTRRSIPGRLLESFPKTTEIITDWFVERSLHYKKIMNDRWGRPLCYTKLGVNLKVCVTGFCGVELLHIIKLIKILGFEYCGTLTKAGHLLVINLSVLGIGFKKDRSSSLFSYEYSEIIDTPSDTKLGAKSTKNKIVAAKKWSIPIVSAAFLWEASELGELPSLLDYRWCIFAPKFDSDTSYQKLGVQTVGTATPSSYNQTDPAVNVEVAEHLPSPTKAKKKWGRIVGQASVTLRTEQVSPSPLPPPDPSDFIDYPKISYDTR; this comes from the coding sequence ATGTCTAAGCCTTTCAAAGGCAACCTATTTTGTCCTACGTGTATCCCGCAGGATATAAAGGACGATCTGGCTGAGAAGATATCTGACATGGGTGGAACCCTCGTCAATCCTTTGACATCTGATGTCAGATATCTAATTGTGGGTGACAGAGATAGCGACAAGTTTCGGTACTCTGTCAAATACCGCCCCGatatcatctttcttcGACCTAAGAGTATAAAGGAAATCTATGAAGAGTGGCTGCAAGGTACTAGGAAGGAGCTTTCTTTTAGTGGATCTGAGCTACCTGTGTTCGAGGGCTTGAGGGTATGCTTAACTAGAACAAAAGAGCCTTCCCAGAGGgaggaatttcaaaagttaATTGAAGACCGTGGTGGCAAAGTTAGTGAGGCCCTAACAATGGGAAAGTCTTGTATAGTTACTTCGGAAAAATCTGGAAAAAGATATGAAAAGGCACTAGAGTGGAAGATACCTACACTAGATTTACGCTGGGTTACAGACTCTGTTAAACGGGGGGCAATGCTAGATATGAACTTATATGATATTAGTAAATTGCCTGCGAACCGTCTAGGAAAGGGAGCTTGTAATTGGAGGGAACTGGATGAATTCGTTACGGAAGAGGATGTGAGAAAGAAGTATCATGATTGCAGTAAATCACGGGAAAGAAAACGAAATACGGAGGAAGATCACTTGAAAGTTGTGAAACGCAATCCCAAAATTTGGAAATCTATCATGGAAGGAATTAAACCCtcagatttttcagtgCATGACAAGAATGTCTGGGGTACTGACTCAATAAGAATAGAAGGCGGAGAAGTtaaaaagaattttgaaaaggcCAAAAAGATGCCTCTAGAGGGTGAGATAGTGGGAGCCAATTCTTTCCCAAGTGCTGGTAGAATCTCAGTTGCGACATCAAACATATTTTCTGgctttcattttttttgctATGGATTCAATGAATTCCAAGTTTCGATACTAAGCAGAGTTATTACTTTATCTGGTGGGAAGTTCTGTGACAGTGGCAAGCATGAAAACTTTGGCTGCATGACCCATTTGCTAGTTCCACATAGTTTTACTCGGCGCTCTATTCCAGGGAGgcttttggaaagttttccGAAAACAACTGAGATCATCACAGACTGGTTCGTGGAACGATCACTACATTACAAGAAAATAATGAACGACCGTTGGGGCAGACCTCTTTGTTACACCAAGCTTGGTGTTAATCTCAAGGTATGTGTTACGGGATTCTGTGGAGTGGAACTGTTGCACATCATTAAATTGATTAAAATTTTAGGCTTCGAGTATTGTGGCACACTAACAAAGGCTGGTCATTTACTGGTTATCAACCTCTCCGTCCTTGGGATTgggttcaagaaagataGATCTTCCAGCCTTTTCAGCTATGAGTACTCCGAGATAATTGATACACCCAGTGATACTAAACTTGGCGCTAAGTCAACGAAGAACAAGATAGTTGCCGCTAAGAAGTGGTCAATTCCAATAGTTTCTGctgcttttctttgggaAGCTTCTGAGCTGGGTGAACTCCCTAGTCTATTAGACTACCGATGGTGTATTTTTGCGCCAAAGTTTGATAGTGATACTAGTTATCAAAAACTTGGAGTCCAAACTGTCGGAACCGCGACTCCAAGTAGCTACAATCAAACTGATCCAGCAGTTAATGTTGAAGTGGCGGAGCACTTACCGTCTCCTACAAAagcaaaaaagaaatgggGTCGCATAGTAGGTCAAGCCTCGGTGACATTACGAACAGAACAAGTTTCACCTTCTCCATTACCTCCACCAGATCCAAGCGATTTCATTGACTACCCCAAAATTTCATACGATACAAGATAG
- a CDS encoding mitochondrial 54S ribosomal protein YmL37 has protein sequence MAMRGLPRPLLLSKISRTIRSVSSCSLGTELNLKIKNSGKVPVALDDSQYPEWLWTVLDDEYQNSSLANDAMKQRKKDIRIMNIKKIKMNNFITKIK, from the coding sequence aTGGCAATGCGAGGACTTCCAAGGCCATTACTTCTATCAAAGATCTCACGAACTATAAGAAGTGTCTCATCATGTTCACTTGGAACTGAACTTAACCTTAAAATTAAGAACTCAGGCAAGGTACCGGTTGCTTTAGACGACTCTCAATACCCAGAATGGCTGTGGACTGTTCTGGATGATGAGTATCAAAATTCCAGCCTAGCTAATGATGCTATGAAACAGCGTAAGAAGGATATCAGAATAATGaacatcaaaaagattAAAATGAATAACTTTATCACTAAGATCAAATAG
- a CDS encoding mitochondrial 54S ribosomal protein YmL23, producing MSNKIGKTTTAFTRLWYNVDLSRDSRTLGRLASQIAVTLMGKHKPIYHPTTDIGDYVVVSNCQHLKLSGKKVKDKSYWSHTGRPGSGKSTPVSKIIEDHGYGEILRKAVSRMLPKNKLRKQRLQRLRVFESSEHPYKQNLVAFADQQPDVRKKIKFLEDAK from the coding sequence ATGTCGAATAAAATAGGCAAGACTACTACAGCATTTACCCGGCTATGGTACAATGTTGATTTGTCGAGAGATTCTCGTACCTTGGGGCGCCTTGCATCGCAAATCGCCGTCACTCTTATGGGAAAGCATAAGCCCATTTACCATCCTACAACAGATATAGGGGATTATGTTgtggtttcaaattgtcAGCATTTAAAACTTTCGGGTAAGAAGGTAAAGGATAAGAGCTATTGGAGCCACACGGGTCGGCCAGGGTCCGGAAAGTCGACACCAGTTTCTAAAATCATTGAAGACCACGGATACGGAGAAATACTTCGCAAGGCAGTGAGCAGAATGCTACCCAAGAATAAGCTCAGGAAACAAAGGCTTCAAAGATTaagagtttttgaaagctcaGAACATCCTTACAAACAAAATCTCGTTGCTTTTGCAGACCAGCAACCTGATGTTCGGAAAAAGATTaagtttttggaagatgccAAGTAG